From Streptomyces sp. NBC_01460, a single genomic window includes:
- a CDS encoding TetR/AcrR family transcriptional regulator — MNERQQTRRPGGRSARVGAQVHQAVTDLISERGYGNFTVGEVAARAGVADSSIYRRWGSLETLLTDVALTRLNAQSPMPDTGSVAGDLRAYAAQVAREITGPDGPAVLHLAVALSSTGQQGLQAGDILRTERMRQLQSMLDRARDRGEAAPDALDVLDHILAPMYIRVLFGIVPLAPEYIDGLVDRLL; from the coding sequence ATGAACGAGCGACAGCAGACCCGGCGGCCCGGCGGGCGCAGCGCCCGAGTCGGCGCGCAGGTGCACCAGGCCGTCACCGACCTGATCAGCGAGCGTGGCTACGGGAACTTCACCGTCGGTGAGGTCGCGGCCCGCGCGGGCGTGGCCGACAGCAGCATCTACCGCCGGTGGGGCAGCCTGGAAACCCTGCTCACCGACGTGGCCCTCACACGCCTCAACGCGCAGTCACCGATGCCCGACACCGGGAGCGTGGCCGGCGACCTGCGCGCCTACGCGGCCCAAGTGGCCCGCGAGATCACCGGACCCGATGGGCCCGCGGTGCTGCATCTGGCCGTGGCCCTGTCCAGCACCGGTCAGCAGGGCCTGCAGGCCGGCGACATCCTCCGCACCGAACGCATGCGGCAACTGCAGTCCATGCTCGATCGCGCCCGCGACCGGGGCGAAGCCGCACCCGACGCGCTCGATGTCCTGGACCACATCCTGGCCCCGATGTACATCCGCGTCCTGTTCGGCATCGTCCCGCTCGCCCCTGAGTACATCGACGGGCTGGTCGACCGGTTGCTGTGA
- a CDS encoding MFS transporter, whose protein sequence is MSASHATVGSRSNRAVLLTVTCLGQFMVLLDNTIVGAALPDMQHRLHTQLTGLQWIVDAYVLLVAMLLLSGGVFADRFGRKRVYLTGVAVFTAASLVCSLAPSVGWLIAGRVLQGIGAAALAPASLALLAAAHPVPQERMKAIGMWAGFSGIGLAAGPVAGGVLTDAFGWPAIFLVNLPIGAVLLVVGLRHLGESRNPSAPAIDVPGTVLSVLAVGVATYGLIEGGARGWSSPVILGSFTAAVILLAAFIAVESRRSAPMLPLGLFRQRLFTVSNTAMTVVGFALMGSSFFFSQFFVYVQGSSILRAGLQTLPLSLAMVIVSPYAGRLAARYGFRIVVTAGLALAGLGLLGLGMVHADTGYGNVWWRLGLAGIGFALTMSPLTGAAIQAVSPQEGGLASGISSTTRQIGAVLGVAVLGAVVRSRQSGGASLESGLNSAFLAAGAVASATAVFTGLWLARSKPAEGFAVPRRATEQDAIVASGKASVGSSN, encoded by the coding sequence ATGTCTGCATCACATGCGACCGTGGGCAGTCGATCAAACCGGGCCGTGCTGCTCACGGTGACCTGCCTGGGCCAATTCATGGTCCTGCTCGACAACACGATCGTTGGAGCGGCGCTGCCCGATATGCAGCACCGGCTGCACACTCAACTGACCGGTCTGCAATGGATCGTCGACGCGTACGTACTCCTGGTCGCCATGCTGCTGCTGTCCGGCGGTGTCTTCGCCGACCGGTTCGGTCGCAAGCGGGTGTACCTGACCGGCGTCGCGGTGTTCACCGCCGCGTCACTGGTCTGCAGCCTCGCGCCCTCGGTCGGCTGGCTGATCGCCGGCCGGGTGCTGCAGGGCATCGGGGCCGCGGCGCTGGCCCCTGCCTCGCTCGCCCTGCTCGCCGCCGCCCATCCCGTGCCGCAGGAACGAATGAAGGCCATCGGGATGTGGGCCGGATTCAGCGGAATCGGTCTGGCCGCGGGCCCCGTGGCCGGCGGCGTGCTGACGGACGCCTTCGGCTGGCCCGCCATTTTCCTGGTGAATCTGCCCATCGGGGCGGTCCTGCTCGTGGTCGGCCTGCGTCATCTCGGCGAGTCCCGCAATCCGAGCGCCCCCGCGATCGACGTCCCGGGCACTGTGCTGTCCGTGCTGGCGGTGGGGGTAGCGACCTACGGGCTGATCGAGGGCGGTGCCCGCGGCTGGAGCTCACCGGTCATCCTGGGCAGCTTCACCGCTGCGGTGATCCTCCTCGCCGCCTTCATCGCCGTCGAATCGCGTCGCTCCGCACCGATGCTGCCCCTGGGCCTGTTCCGGCAACGCCTGTTCACCGTCTCCAACACGGCCATGACTGTGGTGGGGTTCGCGCTCATGGGTTCGTCGTTCTTCTTCTCCCAGTTCTTCGTGTACGTCCAGGGCAGCTCGATCCTGCGCGCCGGCCTCCAGACCTTGCCGCTCTCCCTCGCCATGGTGATCGTCAGCCCGTACGCGGGGCGGCTCGCCGCCCGGTACGGCTTCCGGATCGTGGTCACCGCCGGCCTGGCCCTGGCCGGCCTGGGACTGCTGGGGCTGGGCATGGTCCACGCCGACACCGGCTACGGGAACGTGTGGTGGCGGCTGGGACTCGCCGGCATCGGCTTCGCCCTGACCATGTCCCCGCTGACGGGCGCCGCCATCCAAGCGGTCAGCCCGCAGGAGGGCGGCCTCGCTTCAGGCATCAGCAGCACCACCCGGCAGATCGGCGCGGTGCTCGGCGTGGCGGTACTCGGAGCCGTCGTCCGCAGTCGGCAATCGGGCGGCGCCTCCCTCGAGAGCGGCCTCAACAGCGCCTTCCTCGCCGCCGGCGCCGTCGCCTCGGCCACTGCCGTGTTCACCGGCCTGTGGCTCGCCAGGTCGAAGCCCGCAGAGGGCTTCGCGGTGCCGCGTCGTGCCACCGAACAAGATGCGATCGTCGCCTCGGGTAAGGCGTCCGTGGGCAGTTCGAACTAG
- a CDS encoding cold shock domain-containing protein translates to MSRRKKTRTVAAAVTATVREWRDEEGWGVLDSPETPGGCFGHYADIQAPGFRTLSPGQQVDLVWEAPGFKQDGYDYRAVSIVPRPV, encoded by the coding sequence ATGAGCCGCCGCAAGAAGACCCGTACCGTCGCCGCAGCCGTGACAGCAACGGTGCGTGAGTGGCGCGACGAGGAAGGTTGGGGTGTCCTCGACTCGCCTGAGACTCCTGGAGGGTGCTTCGGTCACTACGCCGACATCCAGGCGCCCGGCTTTCGCACACTGTCACCGGGACAGCAGGTCGATCTCGTCTGGGAGGCACCCGGCTTCAAGCAGGACGGGTACGACTACCGCGCGGTGAGCATCGTCCCCAGGCCTGTCTGA
- a CDS encoding FKBP-type peptidyl-prolyl cis-trans isomerase, protein MSELEKPGVEVPEGDAPTELTIRDLVVGDGPEAQPGRVVQVHYVGVTFASGREFDSSWERGRPFKFAVGGGKVIKGWDRGVRGMKAGGRREIIVPPRLGYGKQSPSSLIPAGSTLIFVVDLLTVVGGPT, encoded by the coding sequence ATGAGCGAACTGGAGAAGCCCGGAGTCGAGGTTCCGGAGGGTGATGCGCCCACGGAGCTGACGATCCGGGACCTCGTGGTCGGGGACGGGCCCGAGGCGCAGCCGGGCAGGGTCGTCCAGGTTCACTACGTAGGGGTCACGTTCGCGTCCGGAAGGGAGTTCGACTCCTCCTGGGAGCGGGGCCGGCCGTTCAAGTTCGCCGTGGGCGGCGGCAAGGTCATCAAGGGCTGGGACCGCGGAGTGAGGGGGATGAAGGCCGGCGGCCGACGAGAGATCATCGTTCCCCCGCGTCTCGGATACGGCAAGCAGTCCCCCTCCTCGTTGATCCCGGCGGGCTCGACACTGATCTTCGTCGTCGACCTGCTCACGGTTGTGGGCGGGCCCACCTGA
- a CDS encoding aminoglycoside phosphotransferase family protein, which translates to MHSNGTTTDIALVRRLLTAQFPVWAELPLEPVGSHGTVNTVYRLGADLAVRMPRVEGGSEDVATEHRWLPRLAAHLPAAVPLPVAEGVPGEGYPWSWSVCRWIDGDNPGPGSGGPEFASDVAEFVLALRRVDTTDGPPAYRGEPLAARDTATRDALDELHGVVDTEASAAVWSDALCVPGPRATVWVHGDLQPGNVLVADGRLGGVIDFGCMGLADPAVDLIAAWYLLPSGPRRVFRTRVGADAAEWARGRGWALSIALMELSSYRTTNPVMAATARHVIGEILADAH; encoded by the coding sequence ATGCACAGCAACGGAACGACGACCGACATCGCGCTCGTACGGCGGCTGCTCACCGCTCAGTTCCCCGTCTGGGCGGAGCTTCCCCTCGAACCCGTCGGCTCCCACGGAACGGTCAACACCGTCTACCGGCTGGGGGCGGACCTGGCCGTGCGGATGCCTCGCGTCGAGGGCGGTTCCGAGGACGTGGCGACGGAGCACCGCTGGCTGCCCCGTCTCGCAGCACACCTCCCTGCCGCCGTCCCCCTCCCGGTGGCCGAGGGCGTGCCCGGCGAGGGGTACCCCTGGTCCTGGTCGGTGTGCCGCTGGATCGACGGTGACAATCCGGGCCCCGGCTCGGGCGGCCCCGAATTCGCCTCCGACGTGGCGGAGTTCGTCCTCGCACTGCGCCGCGTCGACACCACCGACGGGCCGCCCGCCTACCGGGGAGAGCCGCTCGCCGCACGGGACACGGCCACCCGCGATGCCCTGGACGAGCTGCACGGCGTCGTCGACACCGAGGCCTCGGCAGCCGTCTGGTCCGACGCCCTGTGCGTCCCCGGTCCCCGGGCGACCGTCTGGGTCCACGGGGACCTCCAGCCCGGCAACGTCCTGGTCGCCGACGGCCGGCTCGGCGGGGTCATCGACTTCGGTTGCATGGGCCTGGCCGACCCGGCGGTCGACCTGATCGCGGCCTGGTACCTGCTGCCGTCCGGGCCGAGGCGGGTCTTCCGCACGAGGGTCGGCGCGGACGCGGCCGAGTGGGCCCGGGGCCGCGGCTGGGCGCTGTCGATCGCGCTCATGGAGCTCTCGTCCTACCGGACGACGAACCCGGTGATGGCGGCGACGGCCCGACACGTGATCGGGGAGATCCTGGCGGACGCCCATTGA
- a CDS encoding ATP-grasp domain-containing protein: MPLVLPPRLTASARSLRDTARRRGLETVQLTAPDVPGELRDGDAYLHAGPSFADAVAPALGVAPLEAPADWLARLPVAFLGREIRAVPLREAYGLRRPVFVKSPNDKGVPALVYTDGSRLPGPDAVDPDTVVLVSEIVVFEAEYRLYVLDGRVHTGSRYAASGQLRLAPLSADARAFGTELLDAVGHTLPSAIVVDVGVTDTGRWAVVEANAAWASGCYASDPDRALDVVLRAAGPAAHLTERDSPFVR; this comes from the coding sequence ATGCCCCTCGTACTCCCGCCCCGTCTCACCGCGTCCGCCCGGTCCCTCCGCGACACCGCCCGGCGACGGGGTCTGGAAACCGTGCAGCTCACGGCTCCGGACGTGCCCGGGGAGCTGCGCGACGGGGACGCGTATCTGCACGCCGGTCCGTCCTTCGCCGACGCCGTGGCCCCCGCCCTGGGTGTCGCACCGCTCGAAGCTCCCGCCGACTGGCTGGCCCGGCTGCCCGTCGCGTTCCTCGGGCGCGAGATCCGTGCCGTGCCCCTCCGTGAGGCGTACGGGCTCCGCCGTCCGGTCTTCGTGAAGTCGCCGAACGACAAGGGCGTTCCGGCCCTGGTCTACACGGACGGGTCGCGGCTGCCCGGGCCGGACGCGGTCGATCCGGACACCGTGGTGCTGGTGAGCGAGATCGTCGTCTTCGAGGCGGAGTACCGGCTGTACGTGCTCGACGGCCGGGTGCACACCGGCAGCCGGTACGCGGCGTCGGGGCAGCTGCGCCTGGCTCCCCTGTCCGCCGATGCGCGGGCGTTCGGCACGGAGCTGCTCGACGCCGTCGGGCACACCCTGCCGTCCGCGATCGTCGTCGACGTGGGAGTCACGGACACGGGGCGCTGGGCGGTCGTCGAGGCCAACGCGGCATGGGCCAGCGGTTGTTACGCCTCCGACCCGGACCGCGCCCTGGACGTGGTGCTCAGGGCCGCCGGCCCCGCCGCACACCTGACGGAACGGGACAGCCCCTTCGTCCGGTGA
- a CDS encoding adhesin, whose product MKCQHCGGERIGPLPGMACPGCGSAERAPRGSGSWIAHETLTGRVSTLPRRRKVLLAAGVAVAVGGLATAVSLLAAGAGGTRPEATGRAGAVPAPIGGGAPTRIGSEDGEPAGGSTPGPEPEPATGPEPEPSADTGRYRFSAWAGPGCTTGVYMENGRFENGDAGWYTVESGGFAGGSCDGRFSAVPMSGSPGQDRGSNAVWSWHLGDGFSECALTVFVPRSVRDRDVAGDPTVYRVLSDPRNADSAYTGFAVDQPEHRGTAVDVRTYPVKGDTFAVQMVDRGRDWGDAELVGAHHAAAQLKASCR is encoded by the coding sequence ATGAAGTGCCAACATTGCGGCGGCGAACGCATCGGCCCGCTGCCGGGCATGGCCTGCCCCGGGTGCGGTTCCGCGGAGCGCGCCCCCCGCGGTAGCGGGTCCTGGATCGCCCACGAGACGCTGACGGGCCGGGTCTCCACGCTGCCCCGGCGGCGGAAGGTCCTGCTGGCGGCGGGGGTGGCGGTGGCCGTGGGCGGTCTCGCCACCGCGGTCTCCCTGCTCGCGGCGGGGGCCGGAGGCACGCGTCCGGAGGCCACGGGCCGGGCCGGCGCCGTACCGGCACCGATCGGCGGCGGGGCACCCACCCGGATCGGGTCCGAGGACGGCGAGCCGGCCGGTGGGAGCACCCCGGGACCGGAGCCTGAACCGGCAACCGGACCGGAGCCGGAGCCTTCCGCCGACACCGGCCGCTACCGCTTCTCCGCGTGGGCCGGGCCAGGCTGTACGACCGGCGTGTACATGGAGAACGGACGCTTCGAGAACGGCGACGCGGGCTGGTACACCGTCGAGTCGGGCGGCTTCGCGGGCGGTTCGTGCGACGGCCGGTTCAGTGCCGTCCCGATGTCGGGGAGCCCGGGTCAGGACCGGGGGAGCAACGCCGTCTGGTCCTGGCACCTCGGTGACGGATTCAGCGAGTGCGCGCTGACGGTCTTCGTCCCCCGAAGCGTCCGCGACCGGGACGTGGCGGGAGACCCCACCGTCTACCGGGTCCTCTCCGACCCGCGGAACGCGGACTCCGCCTACACGGGCTTCGCCGTGGACCAGCCCGAGCACCGGGGGACCGCCGTCGACGTACGCACCTATCCGGTCAAGGGGGACACCTTCGCCGTGCAGATGGTCGACCGGGGCCGGGACTGGGGCGACGCGGAGCTGGTGGGCGCGCACCACGCGGCGGCGCAGCTGAAGGCCTCCTGCCGCTGA
- a CDS encoding MFS transporter, with protein sequence MTTAEPTRANDSPPAPTAASPTPASPGATSPAVRIPAQSVGDSDGADGSIRSRLLRHPVLLTTAIAAAVHLLWFFFFANSGGDIAAQDAWAEFVGRHPGTAYNLAWYGGMHPVSYSVVSPYLMSVLGVRTTMMIVGTVSSALTALILVRVPAVRNPLACALAGVFAYLCNALSGRVTFGLGMMFALGAVAAVFCWPHRWRYKRWAKAVVAAPLAGLATAGSPVAGLFLGVVAAALFLNKRRPGAYALGLAPVVVVVLSAWLFPFSGTQPMALGTLSLPFLYAVFVFFLVPGDWHTVRTAAAVYGAGTLLTYVVDSQIGSNVSRMAMLFAGVVLLAALPYTAPRTRRWYALVIVFAGLNFWIGFKGVDDIVRTAPTASWTRELAPLVNQLQTAGAEKGRVEVVPASSHREASALAPYVNLARGWNRQADMKRNPLFYDDTLDPVNYRAWLDRWAVHYVVLPTGEPDSGGEQEAALVEKGQPYLKAVWSDANWKLFRVLAPVPLADPPATVEHAGDDKLTIRVRSAGRVLIRIPYSRWLAVVDDEGKSVERPQETEASKKRSEADGDAPKDYTNAHGCLIKVDEDGDGDEWTELLAPRAGVYRLAAPYQLQPGTPCPEELRQ encoded by the coding sequence GTGACCACCGCTGAGCCGACACGGGCGAACGACAGCCCGCCCGCGCCGACCGCCGCGAGCCCGACCCCCGCGAGTCCGGGAGCCACGAGCCCGGCCGTCCGGATCCCGGCCCAGTCCGTCGGGGACAGCGACGGTGCGGACGGTTCGATACGGAGCCGCCTCCTCCGCCACCCGGTCCTGCTGACGACCGCGATCGCCGCGGCCGTGCACCTGCTCTGGTTCTTCTTCTTCGCGAACAGCGGCGGTGACATCGCCGCCCAGGACGCCTGGGCCGAGTTCGTCGGCCGCCACCCCGGCACCGCGTACAACCTCGCCTGGTACGGGGGCATGCACCCCGTCTCGTACAGCGTGGTGTCGCCCTATCTGATGTCCGTGCTCGGCGTGCGTACGACGATGATGATCGTCGGCACGGTGTCCTCGGCGCTCACCGCCCTGATCCTGGTGCGGGTCCCCGCCGTCCGTAACCCTCTGGCGTGCGCGCTCGCCGGAGTCTTCGCGTACCTGTGCAACGCCCTGTCCGGACGGGTGACGTTCGGGCTCGGCATGATGTTCGCGCTCGGCGCCGTCGCCGCCGTCTTCTGCTGGCCGCACCGCTGGCGGTACAAGCGGTGGGCGAAGGCCGTCGTCGCGGCGCCGCTGGCCGGTCTCGCGACGGCGGGCAGCCCGGTCGCGGGGCTCTTCCTCGGCGTGGTCGCCGCGGCCCTGTTCCTGAACAAACGGCGCCCCGGGGCGTACGCGCTCGGCCTGGCACCCGTCGTGGTGGTGGTCCTCTCCGCGTGGCTCTTCCCCTTCTCGGGTACGCAGCCGATGGCGCTCGGGACCCTGTCGCTGCCGTTCCTGTACGCCGTCTTCGTCTTCTTCCTGGTGCCCGGCGACTGGCACACCGTGCGCACGGCCGCCGCGGTCTACGGGGCGGGGACGCTGCTGACGTACGTGGTGGACTCGCAGATCGGCTCGAACGTGTCGCGCATGGCGATGCTGTTCGCCGGCGTCGTCCTGCTGGCCGCGCTGCCGTACACGGCGCCGCGCACCCGCCGCTGGTACGCCCTGGTCATCGTCTTCGCGGGCCTGAACTTCTGGATCGGCTTCAAAGGGGTCGACGACATCGTGCGGACCGCCCCCACCGCGTCCTGGACGCGTGAGCTGGCGCCGCTGGTCAACCAGCTCCAGACGGCCGGCGCGGAGAAGGGCCGGGTCGAGGTGGTCCCCGCCAGCAGCCACCGGGAGGCCTCGGCGCTCGCCCCGTACGTGAACCTGGCCCGCGGCTGGAACCGGCAGGCCGACATGAAGCGCAACCCGCTCTTCTACGACGACACGCTCGACCCCGTGAACTACCGCGCGTGGCTGGACCGCTGGGCCGTGCACTACGTGGTGCTGCCGACCGGGGAGCCGGACTCCGGGGGCGAGCAGGAGGCGGCGCTCGTCGAGAAGGGGCAGCCCTACCTGAAGGCGGTCTGGAGCGACGCCAACTGGAAGCTCTTCCGGGTCCTGGCCCCCGTGCCGCTCGCCGATCCGCCCGCGACCGTGGAGCACGCCGGCGACGACAAGCTGACGATCCGCGTGCGGTCGGCGGGCCGGGTCCTGATCCGGATCCCGTACTCCCGCTGGCTCGCCGTCGTGGACGACGAGGGCAAGAGCGTGGAGCGTCCGCAGGAGACGGAGGCCTCCAAGAAGCGCTCCGAGGCGGACGGGGACGCCCCCAAGGACTACACCAACGCCCATGGCTGCCTGATCAAGGTGGACGAGGACGGGGACGGCGACGAGTGGACCGAGCTCCTCGCCCCGCGGGCGGGTGTCTACCGCCTCGCGGCCCCGTACCAGCTGCAGCCGGGCACGCCGTGTCCTGAGGAACTGCGCCAATAG